The Rhodocytophaga rosea genome has a segment encoding these proteins:
- a CDS encoding DUF7619 domain-containing protein — translation MVTTGNTIYLAGSFERVNNVERKYLAALDATTGELLPWNPAPNSTVRTLHLKDNILYAGGDFNQICGEARRYLAAIDISSGTATSWAPTISGRVTDITAGENAIYIVGQFLEVSDMFRKNIAAIDIHTGVATSWYPNIDNTVSAIAVSKSTVYLGGYFTQVNGQEKNKLAAVDLTTGKLKTWNAAIDSTNKTVYSITISNDEMYIGGNFKSVGGRHTGGLAAMDAISGKATPWNLFVNDDVYIIKIYNNTVYFGGYFTKVNGQQRSNLAAVDLHTGLLKSWDPNVSSSVTALEIINNTIYIGGRFDRVSNQPRLNIASFDLLSGSLTPWNIGKSKWGFVNCMAVSGDLLYVAGDFYYLADQQRINVAAIDTKTGAVTSWYPKIEYVANRSITGLGVSDNTVYISGNFFTINGVDRKNIAAIDASTGELTSWYPNKEDYWIWVTKFVFSEDKIFTGGAFYSLGGQRNSCFTILDKVKAVALPWNYSANNTVSEITLFENNIYIGGIFTQISGKPIKYFAAFGKRPNSKNVIAGSTFIDNNQNCKKDSSENNLSNVIITAEPGPYYGYADAQGNYSIAVDTGTYTVKQILPNGQGKLITQLCPPDGGSHTVNFKTYNDTIQDIDFANQVTLCPNLTVDVASDRRRRCLTSRTLLSYANTGFASAANVKVHVKFPAYVVPVSASKVYTITPDSVYVFDIGTLEVNQSGVITIMDSVLCGIPSIRGLTQCTKAWITPANTCLPTDSKWDKSYINLQAGCKDNGVVRMAIYNQGSEHMADSSNFRIYADAVLVFKHSFKLSVGDSLILQVPANGQTLRLEVDQRPYHPKEQTTTITIEACGKDESGKISKGFVTQLPVESESPEVALECLPITDSYDPNDKLVVPQGTTASHYTPSGKALNYTIRFQNTGTDTAYKVMVVDTLDANLDVATFSVKAASHPYEFSVSGKGRPVLTFTFNNINLPDSNRNEALSHGYIKFNITPHTAIAQGTVIENHADVFFDYNPVIRTNTVTNTIFDVPQTIPVDKETKVVVCSQAIDPFAGENRFVCAQDTVVLQGVAPDFGTGTWHLLKGSGKIQETHNPNSLITGLGYGENVFEWRTPANTCTIDSLTSQVSITNFILPLVKAVSADNTCGEGSVKLVAHGASGYKWYSSLSATEAISTDSVFTTPVLSQSTTYYVAAVEYGCEGPKVAVQAQIQPLLPTPVILQISADSLHCSTQASSYEWFLDDIALKVNTQSIKVVQAGAYTVKAITNACDSLLSEAYTYEVLPTGITEESTLHIKIYPNPAPGRFALHIDLKNEKQVRITIYNTFGSEVYTNKFETTSNMVDKEIDCSTLGKGLFILKVQSKSGTLIEKLLIQ, via the coding sequence ATGGTTACAACAGGGAATACAATATACTTAGCAGGCAGTTTCGAAAGGGTAAATAATGTAGAACGGAAATACCTAGCCGCTTTAGATGCTACAACAGGCGAATTACTACCCTGGAATCCCGCACCTAATTCAACCGTAAGAACTTTACATTTGAAAGATAATATACTTTATGCAGGCGGTGATTTTAATCAAATCTGTGGAGAAGCTCGTAGGTACTTAGCTGCTATCGATATTTCTTCAGGTACGGCTACATCTTGGGCACCTACGATTAGTGGCCGAGTAACAGATATAACTGCTGGTGAAAACGCCATTTATATAGTAGGTCAATTTCTAGAGGTAAGTGATATGTTTAGAAAAAATATTGCTGCCATCGATATACATACAGGTGTTGCTACTTCCTGGTATCCCAATATAGATAATACTGTTAGTGCAATAGCTGTCTCAAAAAGTACTGTATACTTAGGTGGGTATTTTACCCAAGTAAACGGACAAGAAAAAAATAAATTAGCTGCTGTAGATCTTACCACAGGTAAGCTTAAAACTTGGAACGCTGCGATAGACAGTACAAATAAGACCGTTTATTCTATTACTATTTCAAATGATGAAATGTATATAGGAGGTAACTTTAAAAGCGTTGGCGGAAGACATACTGGTGGGTTGGCTGCAATGGATGCAATCTCTGGTAAAGCAACTCCCTGGAATCTCTTTGTCAATGATGATGTATATATAATTAAGATCTATAATAATACGGTTTATTTTGGGGGATATTTTACAAAAGTAAATGGGCAACAGCGGAGCAACTTAGCGGCAGTAGACTTACACACAGGTCTTTTAAAGTCTTGGGATCCGAATGTGTCTAGCTCTGTGACAGCCTTAGAAATAATAAATAATACAATCTATATAGGAGGACGATTTGATAGGGTAAGTAATCAACCCCGGTTAAACATTGCATCATTTGATTTATTATCTGGCTCATTAACTCCCTGGAATATTGGTAAAAGTAAATGGGGGTTTGTTAATTGTATGGCTGTTTCCGGTGACCTATTATATGTAGCGGGAGATTTTTATTATTTAGCCGATCAACAAAGAATCAATGTAGCTGCTATTGACACAAAGACAGGCGCTGTTACATCCTGGTATCCTAAAATAGAGTATGTAGCTAACCGTAGCATAACTGGATTAGGTGTTTCGGACAACACAGTATATATTTCTGGTAATTTTTTTACTATTAATGGAGTTGATAGAAAAAATATTGCTGCCATAGATGCTAGCACTGGTGAGCTTACTTCATGGTATCCAAATAAGGAAGATTATTGGATATGGGTAACCAAATTCGTTTTTTCTGAAGATAAAATATTTACTGGAGGCGCTTTTTATAGTTTAGGCGGACAACGTAACAGTTGTTTTACAATATTGGATAAAGTAAAGGCAGTAGCATTACCCTGGAATTATAGTGCAAATAATACAGTATCTGAAATAACTTTATTTGAAAATAATATATACATCGGAGGAATATTTACTCAAATAAGTGGAAAGCCTATCAAATACTTTGCAGCTTTTGGTAAGAGACCTAATAGCAAAAATGTCATAGCAGGAAGTACATTTATAGATAATAACCAAAATTGCAAAAAAGATTCCTCCGAAAATAACTTAAGCAATGTAATAATCACTGCAGAACCAGGTCCTTATTATGGCTATGCAGATGCACAAGGAAATTACTCCATAGCTGTAGATACAGGCACCTATACCGTTAAACAGATCCTACCAAATGGACAAGGTAAACTCATCACTCAACTTTGCCCACCTGATGGAGGAAGTCATACGGTGAATTTTAAAACATATAATGATACCATCCAAGATATCGATTTTGCTAATCAAGTTACTCTTTGCCCGAACTTGACAGTTGATGTTGCCTCAGACCGGAGAAGAAGATGCTTAACAAGCCGCACCCTGCTTAGTTATGCGAATACAGGTTTTGCCTCAGCAGCTAATGTAAAAGTGCACGTCAAGTTTCCTGCTTATGTGGTTCCGGTTAGTGCTAGCAAGGTCTACACAATCACACCTGATTCAGTGTATGTTTTTGACATCGGTACACTTGAAGTAAATCAAAGTGGCGTAATTACAATCATGGATTCTGTTCTGTGTGGTATACCTTCTATCCGGGGGCTTACCCAATGTACCAAAGCCTGGATTACTCCTGCCAACACCTGCCTACCAACTGATTCAAAGTGGGATAAGTCATATATTAATTTGCAAGCGGGCTGCAAAGACAATGGGGTAGTGAGAATGGCTATTTACAATCAAGGCTCAGAGCATATGGCCGATAGCAGCAATTTTAGAATTTATGCTGATGCAGTACTTGTTTTCAAGCATTCCTTCAAACTTTCCGTGGGAGACAGCTTGATCCTGCAAGTACCTGCTAACGGACAAACGCTCAGATTAGAGGTTGATCAGCGGCCATACCATCCCAAAGAACAAACCACTACCATTACAATTGAAGCATGTGGTAAGGATGAGAGTGGAAAAATAAGCAAGGGTTTTGTTACTCAATTGCCCGTAGAGAGCGAATCACCCGAGGTAGCTTTGGAATGTTTGCCTATCACTGATTCCTATGATCCTAATGATAAACTGGTTGTTCCCCAAGGTACCACAGCGAGCCATTACACTCCTTCAGGAAAGGCGCTAAACTATACTATCCGTTTTCAAAATACAGGCACAGATACTGCTTACAAAGTAATGGTTGTAGATACATTGGATGCTAATCTGGATGTTGCTACATTCAGTGTAAAAGCGGCTTCCCATCCTTATGAGTTTTCGGTTTCTGGCAAAGGCAGACCAGTACTTACTTTTACCTTTAATAACATCAACCTGCCAGATAGCAACCGCAACGAAGCCTTAAGTCATGGATATATTAAGTTCAATATCACACCTCACACTGCCATTGCACAGGGAACAGTAATAGAAAACCATGCAGACGTTTTCTTTGATTATAATCCTGTCATCCGGACTAACACAGTTACAAACACAATTTTTGATGTTCCCCAAACCATTCCAGTGGATAAAGAAACAAAAGTAGTCGTATGTAGCCAAGCGATCGATCCTTTTGCCGGCGAGAATCGCTTTGTTTGTGCACAGGATACAGTGGTGCTGCAAGGTGTTGCTCCTGATTTTGGCACAGGAACATGGCATCTACTCAAAGGAAGTGGCAAGATACAGGAAACGCATAATCCCAATTCCCTCATTACTGGTCTAGGCTATGGAGAGAATGTATTTGAATGGAGGACTCCTGCTAATACATGTACGATCGATTCTCTGACTAGCCAAGTGAGTATTACAAACTTTATTTTACCACTTGTAAAAGCAGTGAGTGCAGACAATACATGTGGAGAGGGAAGTGTAAAGCTAGTTGCTCATGGTGCAAGTGGATATAAATGGTATAGTAGCTTATCTGCTACAGAAGCCATTTCTACAGATTCTGTTTTTACAACCCCTGTTCTTTCCCAATCTACTACTTATTATGTTGCTGCTGTGGAATATGGCTGTGAAGGTCCAAAAGTGGCTGTTCAAGCCCAAATACAACCTCTCCTGCCAACACCTGTCATTTTACAAATATCAGCTGATAGCTTACACTGCAGCACGCAAGCATCAAGCTATGAATGGTTTTTGGATGATATTGCTTTAAAAGTTAATACACAGTCTATCAAAGTTGTTCAGGCGGGAGCATACACAGTAAAAGCTATTACCAATGCTTGTGACTCTTTACTTTCTGAAGCCTACACTTATGAAGTGTTACCCACAGGTATAACTGAAGAATCAACTTTGCATATAAAAATCTATCCTAATCCTGCACCCGGCCGATTCGCATTGCATATCGATTTAAAGAATGAAAAGCAGGTTCGGATAACTATTTATAATACTTTTGGAAGTGAAGTGTATACTAATAAATTTGAAACAACCAGTAACATGGTTGATAAAGAAATTGATTGTAGTACACTTGGCAAAGGTCTGTTTATTTTGAAAGTACAAAGTAAGAGCGGCACTTTAATTGAAAAACTGCTCATTCAATAA
- a CDS encoding transposase has product MQISYPPKANRLAQRTYDENLYADRNKVARFLNRVKHFRILATSYEKTARNFLTFGTLPAV; this is encoded by the coding sequence ATGCAGATTAGCTATCCACCAAAAGCTAACCGGCTAGCGCAACGGACTTATGATGAGAATTTGTATGCGGACAGAAATAAAGTAGCGCGTTTCTTAAATCGAGTGAAACATTTCCGCATATTAGCTACCAGCTATGAAAAAACAGCCCGCAACTTTCTGACCTTCGGCACCTTGCCTGCTGTGTGA
- a CDS encoding NAD-dependent epimerase/dehydratase family protein — translation MEFGIKKFLYSTTSIYGNAMVHASQAVWVEENLLPDPRDIYDITKLTAELLCRDFFEKEGIETTVLRVSRFCLSWKIPSSSTACTGV, via the coding sequence GTGGAATTTGGGATTAAAAAGTTTTTGTACAGTACTACTTCAATTTATGGCAATGCCATGGTACATGCCTCGCAAGCTGTATGGGTAGAAGAAAATCTGCTTCCTGACCCCAGAGATATCTACGACATTACCAAACTTACAGCTGAACTGCTGTGCCGGGACTTTTTTGAGAAAGAAGGGATAGAAACTACTGTACTCAGGGTTTCCAGATTTTGCCTGAGCTGGAAAATACCATCGTCATCCACCGCCTGTACCGGGGTTTAG
- a CDS encoding NAD(P)-dependent oxidoreductase: MPELENTIVIHRLYRGLDERDGAAAHVLALEKKMDSFQIFNVSAKSPFQPEDMTELKTNPKQIIFKYYPEAEMYFHQRIWVFPSYIDRVYVVDKAIQLLGYQPQHNFKQLIR, from the coding sequence TTGCCTGAGCTGGAAAATACCATCGTCATCCACCGCCTGTACCGGGGTTTAGACGAACGGGATGGAGCGGCTGCCCATGTACTGGCACTGGAGAAAAAAATGGATAGTTTTCAGATATTTAATGTTTCAGCCAAAAGCCCATTTCAACCGGAAGATATGACTGAGTTAAAAACCAATCCAAAACAGATAATTTTCAAATACTATCCAGAAGCAGAAATGTATTTCCATCAACGCATCTGGGTATTTCCTTCCTACATCGACCGGGTATATGTGGTAGATAAAGCCATTCAACTATTGGGATATCAGCCACAGCATAATTTCAAGCAACTGATACGTTGA
- a CDS encoding hybrid sensor histidine kinase/response regulator transcription factor has protein sequence MYCRSCLIWIFFCCLLPAQAQNFLTASKKGFPLITNYTPKEYQAHEQIWASVQGKDKRMYFANGDGLLVYDNEHWEMVSLTNKSHVRSMGISSDSTLYLGGDGEIGYIHTNEYGRVQYHSLVDQLPEKERTFSRVWTTVEINNRMYFQTYERMFIWDGKKFEVHSLPAKVWRTYFVNGTLYGSMENKGLVRWENNHFQQLPYGESFVGSTIRMILPFSGSRLLVGTEDGNLSLYDQTSVQPFHNDASADLKQYEIRSGSWLDSEHMAIGSNGLFIINRAGKLVLSLDKASGLFSEQILHTYTDNQQNLWLGTQAGISKVSLGMNLSLIDQRSGLSGSIEQIVSHQGQLVVASKEGLFFEESDHPVFRKFSKATIFQDRVWDLYSHPGSLLIGSSDGLFEWTDGRFTQLNDYNIAASLCASAHKDLVWASTNEGCVALLHENGKWQEVGKKEKLTGSIRYIVEYKPGEVWLGSRAQGVYRLTYPLHSNIPDVSKGTITQFSVSAGLPPGDAIPFVIAGRLYVMVGTDKLLYTFDQTQEKFVATTDMSALFGLENRKIYPMYSEESGRKLWLRSIDPVSGANQLIQAEWQSGGSYHTKNFTIPAYLSSFEKILLVANNQAFFGGLDGILCQELHESADVETTPVQPILTAVTLQQQPLDFLANGRQLTYEQNAQLRFSFSAPFFSITDQIRYQTKLIGFEDKWSGWSKEPFKEYTHLWEGSYELQVRAINDFGQVSQIASWSFVVSPPWYRQLWIYGAYVLCFISLVYGIATWRSLRLEKENLRLEQTVEQRTAEIASQRNQLQEQSEKLKSLDALKSRFFANISHEFRTPLTLITGLIKKYQKHEFSDPQQEDYRIILHNAHRLLRLINQLLELSKLEAGNTRLAARETDMTGFLQRIIFSFAFLASQKNITFTFNKKPLSAASSLMPVKLYVDPEKMEQVVINLVANAIKYTPLQGKVDVSLEITSNRFHILVHNTGPGIAPETLPYVFDRFFQASENGYYEGTGIGLALVKELVERHQGNVSVESVPEVFTLFTVSLPMGKAHLSADDLARIDLTDIPLEDNPLNETLLVPVHPPESSPKTLADTSKPMVLVVEDHPELRNYICEQLQSLYQVQQAEDGEAGWKLAEEMLPDLVLSDVMMPRRNGLELCTLLKTNEKTSHIPVILLTARASQDNKLEGLETGADDYLIKPFDARELLLRIENLIKSRQQLREKFSAQVLLEPSRVSMPSQQQAFLEKLHLVLEKYLDDELFGVEKLGEELGMSRSQVHRKVKAITNQAPSDLIRAYRLQRAGEMIRKDIGNLSEIAYQTGFSSLSHFSRSFHEAYGCSPSEYKKKYQSSPS, from the coding sequence ATGTATTGCCGTTCCTGCCTCATATGGATATTTTTCTGCTGTTTGCTTCCGGCGCAGGCACAAAACTTTCTTACGGCCAGCAAAAAAGGATTTCCTCTTATCACCAATTATACACCCAAAGAATACCAGGCACATGAACAAATCTGGGCAAGTGTGCAGGGGAAAGACAAACGTATGTATTTTGCCAACGGCGATGGTTTACTGGTGTATGATAATGAACATTGGGAAATGGTGTCACTTACCAATAAAAGCCATGTCCGTTCGATGGGGATTTCTTCAGATTCTACGTTGTACCTGGGCGGCGATGGTGAAATCGGTTATATCCATACCAATGAATATGGCCGGGTACAATACCATTCATTGGTAGATCAACTGCCTGAGAAAGAACGTACCTTCAGCCGGGTATGGACTACGGTGGAGATCAACAATCGGATGTATTTTCAGACCTATGAGAGAATGTTTATATGGGACGGGAAAAAATTTGAGGTACATTCATTACCAGCCAAAGTCTGGCGGACCTACTTTGTTAATGGCACCTTGTATGGCTCTATGGAAAACAAAGGCCTTGTCCGGTGGGAAAACAACCATTTTCAACAATTGCCTTATGGAGAATCTTTTGTTGGCTCTACGATACGGATGATTCTGCCTTTTTCTGGCAGTCGCCTGTTGGTTGGAACCGAGGATGGAAATTTATCTCTTTATGACCAAACTTCTGTGCAACCTTTTCATAATGACGCCAGTGCGGATCTCAAGCAATATGAAATCCGGAGCGGCAGCTGGCTGGATAGCGAACATATGGCCATCGGAAGTAATGGATTGTTTATAATAAACCGTGCTGGCAAACTGGTGCTTTCGCTGGATAAGGCAAGCGGCCTGTTTTCAGAGCAGATTCTGCATACCTATACAGATAACCAACAAAATCTCTGGCTGGGTACACAAGCAGGCATTTCAAAAGTATCCTTAGGGATGAATCTGAGCCTGATCGACCAACGTTCCGGACTGAGTGGCTCCATCGAACAAATTGTCAGCCATCAGGGGCAACTGGTGGTGGCCAGCAAAGAAGGCTTGTTCTTTGAGGAATCTGATCATCCTGTTTTCCGTAAGTTCAGCAAGGCCACTATTTTCCAGGACCGGGTCTGGGATTTATACTCCCATCCGGGTTCTTTATTAATTGGCTCTTCAGATGGATTGTTTGAATGGACGGATGGTAGATTCACTCAGTTAAACGATTACAATATTGCTGCTTCTTTATGTGCTTCAGCGCATAAAGATTTAGTATGGGCAAGCACCAATGAAGGTTGTGTCGCCTTACTCCATGAGAATGGTAAATGGCAGGAAGTAGGTAAAAAAGAAAAACTGACAGGTTCCATAAGATACATTGTGGAATACAAACCTGGAGAAGTCTGGCTGGGAAGCCGTGCGCAGGGCGTATACCGGCTCACTTATCCCTTACATTCTAATATACCGGATGTATCCAAAGGTACGATCACACAATTCAGTGTTTCAGCTGGTTTACCCCCAGGCGATGCCATTCCGTTTGTTATAGCAGGCCGTTTGTATGTAATGGTTGGCACAGACAAGCTACTCTATACTTTCGACCAGACCCAGGAGAAATTTGTTGCAACAACGGATATGAGTGCTTTGTTTGGGTTAGAAAACCGCAAAATATATCCCATGTACAGCGAAGAAAGCGGACGTAAACTGTGGCTTCGTTCTATAGACCCGGTTTCCGGGGCGAATCAGCTTATACAGGCTGAATGGCAGTCTGGTGGAAGTTATCATACAAAAAACTTCACTATTCCAGCTTATCTGTCCTCTTTCGAGAAAATATTGCTGGTCGCAAATAATCAGGCATTTTTCGGTGGATTGGATGGTATCCTGTGTCAGGAGTTACATGAGTCTGCTGATGTAGAAACCACACCTGTTCAACCCATTCTTACGGCTGTAACTTTACAGCAGCAACCCCTGGATTTTCTGGCAAATGGAAGGCAGTTAACATATGAGCAGAATGCGCAGTTGCGTTTTTCTTTTAGCGCTCCCTTTTTCTCCATTACTGACCAGATCCGCTACCAAACCAAGCTAATAGGTTTTGAGGACAAGTGGTCTGGCTGGAGTAAGGAGCCATTTAAAGAATATACCCATCTCTGGGAAGGAAGTTATGAATTGCAGGTACGGGCCATAAACGATTTTGGACAAGTAAGCCAGATAGCCAGCTGGTCGTTTGTAGTGAGTCCGCCCTGGTACCGGCAATTGTGGATCTATGGTGCTTATGTGCTCTGTTTCATTTCTTTAGTGTATGGCATCGCTACCTGGCGTTCGCTCCGGCTTGAAAAAGAAAATCTCCGGCTGGAACAAACTGTAGAACAACGTACAGCTGAAATTGCCAGCCAGCGGAACCAGTTACAGGAGCAATCTGAGAAACTCAAATCCCTGGATGCACTCAAATCCCGCTTTTTTGCTAATATCTCCCACGAATTCCGTACGCCTTTAACCCTGATTACTGGGCTCATTAAAAAGTATCAGAAACACGAGTTTTCCGACCCACAGCAGGAAGATTACCGCATTATTCTGCACAATGCTCACCGGCTTCTCCGGCTGATTAATCAGTTACTCGAACTGTCCAAACTGGAGGCTGGCAACACAAGGTTAGCCGCCAGAGAAACAGACATGACAGGATTTTTGCAGCGAATTATTTTTTCGTTTGCTTTCCTGGCCAGTCAGAAGAATATCACTTTTACCTTCAATAAAAAGCCGCTTTCCGCTGCATCTTCACTGATGCCAGTAAAACTTTATGTAGACCCGGAAAAGATGGAACAAGTGGTTATTAATCTGGTTGCCAATGCCATTAAATATACACCGCTGCAAGGCAAAGTAGATGTTTCCTTAGAAATTACCAGCAACCGTTTTCATATTCTGGTGCATAATACCGGACCTGGTATTGCGCCGGAAACCTTGCCTTATGTATTCGACCGTTTTTTCCAGGCTTCCGAAAATGGGTATTATGAAGGAACGGGTATTGGTCTGGCGCTGGTAAAAGAGCTGGTAGAACGGCACCAGGGAAATGTAAGTGTTGAAAGCGTACCTGAAGTGTTCACCTTGTTTACCGTAAGTTTGCCCATGGGAAAAGCACATTTATCAGCAGACGACCTGGCCAGAATAGATCTCACGGACATTCCATTGGAAGATAATCCGCTCAATGAAACACTCCTTGTACCAGTACACCCGCCTGAATCTTCTCCCAAAACTCTGGCAGATACTTCTAAACCTATGGTATTGGTCGTAGAAGACCATCCGGAACTGAGAAATTATATCTGCGAACAACTACAGTCTTTATACCAAGTGCAACAAGCAGAAGATGGAGAAGCCGGCTGGAAACTGGCCGAAGAAATGCTGCCTGACCTGGTACTGAGCGATGTAATGATGCCTCGCAGGAATGGCCTGGAATTATGTACGCTCCTCAAGACGAACGAAAAAACCAGCCATATTCCGGTTATTCTGCTTACAGCAAGGGCTTCTCAGGATAATAAGCTGGAAGGTCTGGAAACTGGTGCCGACGACTATTTAATCAAACCTTTCGATGCCAGGGAATTGCTGTTACGCATTGAAAACCTGATTAAAAGCCGGCAACAACTCCGTGAAAAATTCTCTGCTCAAGTATTACTGGAACCTTCCAGGGTATCTATGCCTTCGCAGCAGCAAGCATTCCTGGAAAAGCTCCACCTGGTTCTGGAAAAATACTTAGATGATGAACTGTTTGGCGTAGAAAAACTGGGTGAAGAACTTGGGATGAGCCGCTCACAGGTACATCGGAAAGTAAAAGCCATTACCAACCAGGCACCCAGTGACCTGATTAGGGCATACCGCTTACAACGTGCCGGAGAAATGATCCGGAAAGACATTGGCAACCTTTCTGAAATTGCTTATCAGACTGGATTCAGCAGCCTTTCGCATTTTAGCCGCAGTTTCCATGAAGCCTATGGTTGTTCGCCATCAGAGTATAAGAAAAAATACCAATCTTCTCCTTCCTAA
- the mddA gene encoding methanethiol S-methyltransferase: MHRTKSAGFLISQFIKKGGVVFFGIACYLLVNGAVFYLIGFIINIGVPKSIDGPATKPIIESLLINVGLLLLFGLQHSIMARKSWKEKYMAWIPTPLQRSVYGLVSVAILALLMWQWCPLPTVIWTIHHPALRTIVYGLFVLGLSIMLLSTYLIDHYELFGIRQVLFYAQDKDMFPERFKAPWLYQYVRHPMMLGFLIGFWATPEMTVGHLVFALGMSVYILIGISYEEKDLVQKFGKLYIRYRSLVPKIIPAFYAYRNKHKNLH; this comes from the coding sequence ATGCATAGAACTAAGTCTGCCGGGTTTCTTATCAGCCAGTTTATAAAAAAAGGAGGTGTAGTTTTTTTTGGTATCGCCTGCTACCTGTTGGTAAATGGAGCAGTATTTTACCTGATCGGATTTATCATCAATATTGGCGTACCCAAATCCATAGACGGTCCTGCTACAAAACCAATCATCGAATCTTTGTTGATTAATGTAGGCTTACTATTGCTTTTCGGGCTGCAGCACAGCATAATGGCCAGAAAAAGTTGGAAGGAGAAATATATGGCCTGGATTCCTACACCCCTACAACGGAGTGTATATGGCCTGGTTAGTGTAGCCATACTTGCATTGTTAATGTGGCAATGGTGCCCCCTGCCCACTGTTATATGGACCATCCACCATCCGGCGCTAAGAACGATAGTATATGGACTTTTTGTACTGGGCCTGAGTATTATGCTGTTGTCTACCTATCTGATTGATCATTATGAGCTGTTTGGTATCCGGCAGGTGTTGTTTTATGCCCAGGACAAAGATATGTTTCCCGAGCGGTTTAAAGCCCCCTGGCTGTATCAGTATGTGCGGCATCCCATGATGTTAGGATTTTTAATAGGCTTTTGGGCTACGCCTGAAATGACCGTGGGGCATCTGGTATTTGCGCTAGGAATGAGTGTATATATTCTGATAGGAATTTCTTATGAAGAAAAGGATCTGGTTCAGAAGTTTGGAAAACTATATATCCGCTACCGTTCCTTAGTGCCCAAAATCATTCCTGCTTTTTACGCTTACCGGAACAAACACAAAAACCTGCACTGA
- a CDS encoding GNAT family N-acetyltransferase: MQNSILTDCSYTFKPVQTATELLHIAALQHENQRRNLSQSERQQYGFISADYNFDVLIQMHMAEPSLISKSNDQLIAYCLAFPPHLLKKIPALQYMSRILNQVDYQGMPLSMFHYLFVGQVCIAKEFRGQGIFDDLYSIYKTAYSSRYDMAVTAIPKENLRSMRAHQRVGFQEICTFDHSFDPWSLVLCDWR, from the coding sequence ATGCAAAACTCTATTCTCACTGACTGTTCTTATACTTTTAAGCCGGTACAAACGGCAACTGAATTATTACACATAGCGGCCTTGCAACACGAGAATCAACGGCGTAATCTGAGCCAGTCCGAACGCCAGCAGTATGGATTTATTAGTGCCGACTACAATTTTGATGTATTGATTCAAATGCATATGGCCGAACCTTCGCTGATCAGCAAATCAAACGACCAGCTTATCGCCTATTGTCTGGCTTTCCCTCCTCATTTATTGAAGAAAATTCCTGCGTTGCAGTATATGAGCCGTATATTAAATCAGGTGGATTACCAGGGCATGCCTCTTTCTATGTTTCATTATTTATTTGTAGGCCAGGTATGTATTGCCAAAGAATTCCGGGGACAAGGCATTTTCGACGATTTATACAGCATCTACAAAACTGCATACTCTTCCAGGTACGATATGGCCGTTACTGCCATTCCGAAAGAAAATCTGCGTTCTATGCGGGCACACCAGCGGGTAGGATTTCAGGAAATATGCACATTCGATCATTCATTCGATCCCTGGAGCCTGGTACTCTGCGACTGGAGGTGA
- a CDS encoding pyridoxamine 5'-phosphate oxidase family protein, translating into MGKQFVSIDSATQVFIENQKLFFVATAGSGKVNLSPKGMDTLRILDSNRVVWLNLTGSGNETAAHLLEYNRITLMFCAFEGKPNIIRLYGKANVYHHNDPQWNELIHLFPKLPGSRQIIDVQVELVQSSCGMSVPFMAYQAEREDLKHWTEKQGEDRIREYWERKNAVSLDGKPSGISL; encoded by the coding sequence ATGGGAAAACAATTTGTCTCTATAGATTCTGCCACCCAGGTATTTATAGAAAACCAGAAACTATTCTTTGTAGCTACTGCCGGTTCAGGCAAAGTAAACCTTTCACCCAAAGGCATGGATACGCTCCGCATTCTGGATAGCAACCGGGTTGTGTGGCTAAATCTTACCGGAAGTGGAAACGAAACAGCTGCCCATTTGCTGGAATACAACCGCATTACCCTCATGTTCTGTGCCTTTGAGGGAAAACCTAATATTATCAGGCTGTATGGAAAAGCAAATGTATACCACCATAACGATCCACAATGGAATGAACTGATTCATTTGTTTCCTAAATTACCAGGTTCCAGGCAGATTATTGATGTACAGGTCGAATTGGTTCAATCTTCATGCGGTATGTCAGTTCCTTTTATGGCATACCAGGCCGAACGAGAAGATCTCAAACACTGGACAGAGAAACAGGGCGAAGACAGAATTAGAGAATACTGGGAACGCAAAAACGCAGTAAGCCTGGATGGCAAACCCAGCGGAATATCGTTGTAG